From the genome of Leishmania panamensis strain MHOM/PA/94/PSC-1 chromosome 4 sequence:
caccacgacctTAAGACTGATGGCGGAGGTTGTCGTGgtggcgtgggtgtgggtgtaggtGAGGGAAGGCGCAATGAATGGGGAaggggcgagaggggaggaagagcgtAGCGTGTCCGTGGCGGCACAGATCCACCCAGACAAGAGACACGGACGATCAGCATCAACGTCGTTTGCACATCTGCTgagagtgaagagaagagaaggggggattGGAAGAACCAGCCAGCGAAGCAACCACAACACGGGACACACAGCCACGCACGATGCCGGCAGCAATGACGATAGCGACGAGCGACACACATCAGatcaagggagagagagggagagcacacacacacacacacacacacacacacacacacacacacacaagaacaACAGCGACAGAATTAGCAACAGCAACATACCTGCAAGAAGAGTCGAGCAAGAAAGAGATTCACACCGAACGAGGAGAGGCATGCGCACAAACATGTCCCCGCTCCACGTAGGGCCCTCGGCGCGCCAAGAGTGCTTCCCATCACTGCCGGTCTACACTCCCCTTTGTCCACTCCCCTAATCACCACTGCCACGGTCGCCTGTCAGTTACAGCTTGGCGGAGGTGATGTAGCGGCACCCCCTGCTGTCGTCGAGTACCACCTCACTGTCCCCGTCATCAGAGTCCGTCTCAGAGACACTTTGTGTCGTCTCTGCTTTGGCCAACGCCTGTGCTGGTCAGCGGgccgctgcaccactgccgttCCCTGTCTTCGAAAGTAACTTCTTTGGGGGAGTGGGCCTCCGTGGCTTGTGTGGGCGGTGGGGCACGCTTAGTCGTCGTGCCGGTTTCTGCTTtgatggctgctgctgctgctggcgtggGGCGGAGGTGCTGTTGGGCTTGGAGTTGTCGCTCGCTGCGTCTGTCTGCTCCGCTTCCTCCACGTACACCACatgggtgctgctgctgctgctgctcgaggcgGAGTCCTCCTCCCAGCTTGCGCTGCTCATGCGTTCGTTTATATTCAcactgctactgctgctacTCGTGTTCTcgccgttggtgctgctgctcacgaCTGACTCTCGCACGTAGGTACGCACGCGCCGCCTCTTGATGATTTTGTAGTCGCGAGTCGTCTTGGTCGTCTGTGGTGCCTGCGCCACGTACGGGTGCACTGAGGGATACGTGTTAGTCGGTGCTGTGGGATACACCGGCATCCCAGAGTGATCGCCGCGGTATCGCGGGTCGTTCGGCTGCATCGGTGCTTTCTGCACCTGTGGTGAGCGGCTGCCGTTATGGACGAGGGGGTGTAGCACAAGTTCGTTGCTCTCAGAGcccggcggcggcattgAGGAACTCTGGCTGCTTCGCTCACTCCGACGGCGGTAGCCGAGTGGGGGTAGGAAGACCGGACACCCATTCGACTCCCTCCGGTATGCCGCGTTCGGCACCACCAAGTCCTGGAAGGACTCTCGACGCGACTTGTAGTTCACTGCCCGCACATACAGCGGCGACACCTccgacgaggaggaccgGACGTCAGTGCCACCGATGACTTCGTTACTCTCCCCCACCTGGTGTGGTGCGGTGCCGTCCCTGTAGCCCTCTAGCGGCGCAACGTCGTACTCCTCGTCattgctgccgttgctggaCGGCGCCACCAGTGCGCTGTAGTGGTCCCGCATCGGTGGTgctggttgctgctgcggcagagcaCCACGCTGAGCCGGGCGGCTCAGCTCATCGCCGAAGGCGTTCTCGTCCTCGCGGGAGCTGTACGGGTGCAAGCGCGGCCTCGCTGCCTttggcggctgctgctccggctGATGAACAGTCGAGCGATTAGCACCATTGCCAGGGTTGCGCTGCGTCGCTGATtcacgccgctgcagcagtgaggATGTCGCCACAGCTTGTCGAGAGGTCCGCggctgctctttctctttccttcgctgctCCGTTGTCTCCGCCTGTAGACTGGTCTGGGGAGGTGGGCGGCGCGCCTGAGTTGATACAGCGTGACCGTGCGGCTTGACCTGCGTCTGCTcttgccgctgttgctgaggCTCCTTAGGTGCGCGTTCCGCCCACAAGcactctcgctcctcttcgtACTTGTCCATTGATGACGCGGATGAGtacgacgctgctgcttgtggtGGAGGGTGTGCGGGGTAGGTGGTGCCGCGTGactgcttctgctgccgcggtgggggtggtggtgcacccCCTCGCAGTGGAGCAGTCGGTTGTCCTTCATCCTCGGAGGACTCGTCGTCCGAGTCATTATCGATGCTGCTGACGACGTCCTCTGTGATGGTCTTGGTGATCGTTGTCGTGCGCACCGTCAGCACATCTCCGTACTCCGTGTGCTGCACGTCGGTGTCTGTCTGGGTGTCTTGGGTGGTGCCCACGACGGTCGCGTTCGGCACCACCGTCGTGAACGTGTCACCGCTTTCGGCGTTCTCTGCTGGGGCGTAGCGCACGAGCACGTCCGCAGGGTAGTGCGGCTCGGCACTGTGCCATTCAGTCTCCCGCACAGGCGCCGTTtgcagcaccatcgccgtCTGTTCAGGTACCGTGACGCTGCCTTTGGTGGTTTGTTGCTCGCGGCCTTCGCGGTTGACTCCGAGGCCACCGTACACCCCGTCATCGGCGGCATCGCCAAGCAGCCCATCTGAGGGCATGTCGTCGACAAAGTCCTCGAGGAAGTTGAGGTCCGGTGTCGCGCGGTATTTGCGCGGAATCCACtggtgccgccgcaccggATGCCCCAGCACgttctccagctgctgcatcgcttGGTACATCCTCCATGTGGCCTGGATCTTGGTTGCCATgttgctgcgcagctgctcctccagcagctcctcaagCCTGTCGGCACGCTGCATCAGGTAAACCACCCACGGGTGGTCGTAGTCGTACACACTGCACAAAATccccacgcagcgccgcacgagcagcagcgcgcggctGTAGAGCGCGAGCTCCTCGTAAATCTGAGCCAGCGCTATCTGGGCTGGGATGAGCAGCTCCGACTGCGAGTTGTGGCCAATCTGCACCAcctcgcagcaccgcagcagcagcagttcacACGGCGAGGCGACCAGCTCGCGCGTCAtgcggctgtgcagcacAAACTCGTCCTCGCGGTTGAGCTTCACGTTCTGGGTTACATGCGGCGCTCGCACCTTCACACGCTGAAAGAATGGGCCAgtctgccgccgcggcgggcGTGGCGCCATGGATTTCAGGATGGCTTCGTTCAGGCTGAAGACGCTACCCCCGTCGGACATTAGGCTGCTCTCGAGCGAGCTCATGGACGAGTTTGCGTCTTCCGtagcgtcgccaccgtcgacGGCCGGCACCTTGGGGTGCTTGTGATCAACGAAGGTGAAGCCTTTGTGGTCGCGCTCGTGGTCGTACCAAATTCGCGACAGCCCAACCATCGCCAAGACGTAGCGCTTCAACACCATGTACATGTCTGTTTCCTGACGTGCAACGCGCTTCTCTGCCAGCGTGATGGCACGGCTGTACGTACTTTTCGCGTTCTCGATATCCTCCTGCTGGTAGTAGATGTCACCCTCTTTCTGGTAGACGGTGACGGCCAGCTGATCAAACCGGCACTTGGGCACGGTTTCCAGCAGGGGGTAGCACTGctgaagcagccgcagcttcTCGCTTGGGATGTTCTGCGGCACGGCATCGGCCTGCTGGATCAGCCCCAAGACGCGCAGCGAGATCGGGTCGGCGTTGCGGGTGAAGGCCAGGAGAAGGTCCTCCTCATTCCTGGCATGTCCACGAGCAGCCGAGCCGGCGGCACGGCCCGTGCCATTCACTCCCGGGATCTGTTGACGACGCTGCACCGCGGTTatctgcagcgacgctgacTTCGCCTCTGGAGTCTGTGCACGAGCCTGGCGGTACGTGGATGCCGTCGCCATGGAGGCGGGTGAGGGGAAGCTGCTAGCGGATGCTCGCGGAGCGGCGTTGACGAGGATCTTCTTCACCCGTGGCcccctcgtcgctgccggaTAGGAGGCGCGGGCAGACGACGAAGTCGCGGAGTCCGCCGGGCTCGGGCTCGACACACCGTTTCCCATGCTGAATGACTGCGTTGGAAGAACAaagggagagtgaggggTAGACGGAGCGTGGCTGAGAACAAGCAGTTCAGCAGCTCACTCGCGCACTCACTCCGACACACGGCCAGTAGCTCGAATTCTACAATGCAAACAGCTTATACGCaccaacgcacacgcatacacccaTCCAAGAAGAGGATGGCAATCgaatgagggagaggagagggaggggctcCCCGTTCTAATAGGGCTCTCCGTGAGAACaacagcaccactgccaccgagAGCGagcgctggcggtggtggtgggtggagGCGATCGAAAGGAGTGGTGAAAAACAACTAAAatacaaaagagagaggggtaagGTAACGATGTCGATGAAgagggtgcgtgcgtgcgcgtgtggatgACGCAGGGAGCGTGGGGAGAGGCAGGTGTGTCTGCTACTGGGGTGGTGAAGGACTGTGGCGATAACAGTGATGGCGATCTGTGGCCTTTTCCGTCTACAAGAGAAGTACCTGtccacgcacagacacccacgtacacacacctacagagacagagagacaagtGCTACGGGATCAAGCGAAATAAATGCAggcagggaaaaggggggtaCGTGTACGCGTGACTATCCATCCACATGTATGCGTGGGCGGGTGTGGATATGATTCACCTCTGCACGTGGCGATCCAGTGCACGCAAAGCGATTTCCAAGATGAAAAACTGCAAACAacaacgccgacgccgacCACAATGACGATAGACGCTTGAAGTCGACGATGATGGCTGACACGCCTTCTCGCTCCAGTTTCGTTCAcgcggtgcgcgtgtgtccgTCTGTCTCTCTACGGGCTCTAACACAGTACTGAGACATACAATGAAGATGGTAGGAAGTGAGTGGTGTGAGTTGATTTGTATgtacacgcgcgcgcgaTTCGGTTGCGTAGCGCTGCGGTAGATATACATGCAGGCGCTCAGGATACGTGATGCGGCCCACACCAACgtcgagagaggggggaggggtgcgtTCGTGAAGTaaaggaaggggggacgagggagggggagagggggttaAGTGGAAGTGCCCCCAGAGCGAGCCAAGCGTGGCgcggtgggagagggggagggggctggatgagagagagggtacagacacccacccacccacatgcacatgctccctcttcactcatTGGACATGTGGTCTCTGCAGGACGAGAGGTGCGCTGTGCTTCTAAGAGGTTGGCCagacggacacacacacacacacacagagcgcGAGAGCGAGGGCATAGGGGGAacggggtggggaagggagggcgCGAGGTGACGCCtgggcgtgctgctgctggtgtcctCAATGAATACCCACCCACAGCCACATGCGCAAGTATACCCACAGacgctgccccccccctcccctccttaTCGCCCCGCTGCGCTCTCTCAAGAGAAAGGATGTGCGTGCATAGGCGCGTGAATACAGAAGACGCAAACAAAGCAGAAATGGCAACAACAATGAAGGCAGTCCATGCCAAGCGGGGCAGATAGGAGAGCGGCGATGGTTAATGGCGATACCGCGCCGATTCCGTGCCTCctcgtgcagctcctgcCCGAATGAGCTCCGCGAATGGTGTGACAGTC
Proteins encoded in this window:
- a CDS encoding hypothetical protein (TriTrypDB/GeneDB-style sysID: LpmP.04.0840), whose protein sequence is MGNGVSSPSPADSATSSSARASYPAATRGPRVKKILVNAAPRASASSFPSPASMATASTYRQARAQTPEAKSASLQITAVQRRQQIPGVNGTGRAAGSAARGHARNEEDLLLAFTRNADPISLRVLGLIQQADAVPQNIPSEKLRLLQQCYPLLETVPKCRFDQLAVTVYQKEGDIYYQQEDIENAKSTYSRAITLAEKRVARQETDMYMVLKRYVLAMVGLSRIWYDHERDHKGFTFVDHKHPKVPAVDGGDATEDANSSMSSLESSLMSDGGSVFSLNEAILKSMAPRPPRRQTGPFFQRVKVRAPHVTQNVKLNREDEFVLHSRMTRELVASPCELLLLRCCEVVQIGHNSQSELLIPAQIALAQIYEELALYSRALLLVRRCVGILCSVYDYDHPWVVYLMQRADRLEELLEEQLRSNMATKIQATWRMYQAMQQLENVLGHPVRRHQWIPRKYRATPDLNFLEDFVDDMPSDGLLGDAADDGVYGGLGVNREGREQQTTKGSVTVPEQTAMVLQTAPVRETEWHSAEPHYPADVLVRYAPAENAESGDTFTTVVPNATVVGTTQDTQTDTDVQHTEYGDVLTVRTTTITKTITEDVVSSIDNDSDDESSEDEGQPTAPLRGGAPPPPPRQQKQSRGTTYPAHPPPQAAASYSSASSMDKYEEERECLWAERAPKEPQQQRQEQTQVKPHGHAVSTQARRPPPQTSLQAETTEQRRKEKEQPRTSRQAVATSSLLQRRESATQRNPGNGANRSTVHQPEQQPPKAARPRLHPYSSREDENAFGDELSRPAQRGALPQQQPAPPMRDHYSALVAPSSNGSNDEEYDVAPLEGYRDGTAPHQVGESNEVIGGTDVRSSSSEVSPLYVRAVNYKSRRESFQDLVVPNAAYRRESNGCPVFLPPLGYRRRSERSSQSSSMPPPGSESNELVLHPLVHNGSRSPQVQKAPMQPNDPRYRGDHSGMPVYPTAPTNTYPSVHPYVAQAPQTTKTTRDYKIIKRRRVRTYVRESVVSSSTNGENTSSSSSSVNINERMSSASWEEDSASSSSSSSTHVVYVEEAEQTDAASDNSKPNSTSAPRQQQQQPSKQKPARRLSVPHRPHKPRRPTPPKKLLSKTGNGSGAAAR